The sequence TATATTGAATACACTAAAGATGTTGTTCAAACTAGTGTTGTTTGTTATTTACTGATGTTAGAATTCAGGAGAAATTTGTGGACAAAACTTTGCTCAAAATTGTCCCATGGCCACTTGACAGCAGCCACTGCTATGTCATGTCATATTAACATCACTGCAGAGCCCAGTGTTTGCTGCGTCACAGCTGCACACCTGCATCATTCAAAAGCAAGTGTAAGATTTGATCATTTTTGACCCGAGGACAGACTCAAACGTGGCACCCTGTTGCTCTTCCAGCAGCGGCAGATGCAGCTGATATGTGATATTCTGGTCCATGACAGCAAATCGAGTGCATGTCTGAATGAGCAGCAGAAATCTCTACTGGCCAATTTCAACCACAAGGGAGCCAGCATCAGTCAGCACAAGAGCAGCAAACAGTACGACATGCATTGCCATACTAGTCTGCTCTTTTGGAGGTACaactttaaaaaaggaaaaaaataatctaGTGTGCTGTTTTTTATCTCCTTTTCTTTAGCTTGTGTGTCATTGATGAGTCCTCATTCCTGTCACACTCTGACATCAGCTATGACAGAACAGATGATGATTTGGTATGTCCATTTTATTGAACAAATAAGATATTACTAAAATGGTGGCATTTAGTCATTGTGGCATACTGCAATAAGATGGACAACATGATAACTCAATTCTATGAAGTTGCTCTGAAAGGAGCGGTGTCCTCTCCCTCGCTGAGTGTTGCTTTAATTGCTGTAGGACCTGGACACAACTGGGCTAAGGCCACTGAGATCTAGAGTCAGAGAGAAGAGGGTAAGCTTTAATATACTGCACAACCTTAAGGTAATTTTACTGTTTGACACGAACAGATGAGAACTTCCTTGATGGCCCTGCACTGCACAAAATAAACAtcctttttaaaaacaaaaaaaaacaaaaaaaacccttcagggcgtccgggtagcgtagcggtctataccgttgcataccaacacagggattggcggttcgaatccccatgttacctccggctttgtcgggccaCGATTGgctgtgggaagtcggatgtgggtatgtgtcctggtcgatgcactagcgcctcctctagttggtcggggcgcctgttcaggggggagggggaactggggggaatagcgtgattctcccacgcgctacgtccccctggtgaaactcctcactgtcaggtgaaaagaagcggccggcgactccatatgtatcggaggaggcatgtggtaggtagtctgcaaccctccccggattggcagagggggtggagcagtgacctggatgattcggaagagtgaggtaattggccaagtgcagttggggagaaaggggggggggggtccaaaataaataaataaaccttcCATCCACAGTCATTGCTTATTACAACTTAACGGTCAGTTTGGAAGGTTCTCTGAAATAATTGGTCTTGTGTGATATTGGGTATAATGTGCAGGTGTCAACTTCCCTCTCGCTGGAGGCCTCAGAGATCTGGGATGTTTCATTGGCACTTAAGATTTAAGATTATAATGTCGACAACAAATAAGTAATCGCCAACACACATGCCTCATCCTCATAAAGTAATGAGTGCTCTGTTGACCCCTCTTAGCGGTCATCCATGGGACCAACTGTTGGCGGTCCTGCTGGGATGCGAGGAAGGGTGGGAAACTGCTCTGGAGACCTCCTGGAAAGGAAAACTTTGGAAAAGGTGAACGTTGACTGTCAAGTGATTCTATTTCAGGCTCTTATGACTTTGACCTGTAGATGTTTTTTGCTGAAATGCCCTTAACCAAACTTATGAATTTATTAGTCAGAAGTTGTAAAATTCAGACTAGTTCTTATCTCTACTAACTTAAGGGGTCATGGATTGATTCACTATTTGGAATGGTGACCAAAGGACCAGGACATAACATGGCTTTATTCATGTAAAGAATTTCATACTATTGTACTTACATCATTAgagaaaagccattttcccaattTCAAGTTCAGGCACTTGAACAGATGAAACAACTGATTCAACATCGCAGAAAGTTGATtcggttcatctgggcacaacgtttattgagagaaatgtttcattactcatcttaaAGAGCTGCAACTAACCACTTGTTGAGAACTGCTCACAActcgggcatccaggtggcgtggcggtcgattccgttgcctaccacggggattcgaaccgcgttccccgtgttatctccggcttggtcgggcgtccctacagacacaattggccgtgtctgcgggggggaagccggatgtaggtatgtatcccggttgctgcactagcgcctcctctggttggttggggcgcctgctcagggggggaggggggactggggaggaatagtgtgatcctcccatgcgctacgtccccctggcaaaacttgccactgtcagctgaaaagaagtggctggcgacgccacgtatcggaggaagcatgtgatagtctgcaaccctccacaggatcagcaggggggtggagcaacgaccgggatggctcggaagaatggggtaattggccaggtacaattggaagaaaaagggggggaaatccaagggaaagaaaaaaaaagaactgctcACAACTCTAGTCTTATATCTTTCTGAAGCATTGTGAAGccgcacttcttttttttctttagattttttgttgtcattttttATCTTTTGAGAGAGGGGGTGATGACCTTCAACAACGATCACCGgctggattcgaactggcgacagttgcaaccatgtggtatgggtatgcgctgtaaccatttggCTATGGAGGCACCCCGAAACTGCACTTTTAATGTTTCAGAGCACAGCTAACAAAACATTGGCATTCACTAGTGAAGCAAAACATGAAACCGTACTTGGCAGTAAATTGCTcccccccacctgccccccaatgaATTTGGTGTATGAGAGATGTCAGTTTTTATTTGACGGCTCATCCATCAGTGCAACTGTTGGGCACTATTCTCTGTAGATTCCTGCGCTCCTGTCCTCTCAAGTGGAAATATTCCTGGACTATAGCTATAGGGAGTATGCCTGCTGCTGGCAACCTCCCCCaatcacacaaacagacaaggaaGAAATGGCTGGAAGGAAACAACCATTCGGTTTCTGTTATCTTCagacctttttttcttcttccttttaaCGCAGCGGGCATTGGATCAGCCTACTGAGCTCTCGTGGCCCACTCATTTAGTTTGGATTGATGTGTGTTTTGCCGCTGAGCTTATTCTGTGTCAATCAGGAAGTTCAGACGATCGGTAAGGCATCTGTCACAACCCTAGAGACCGGAGGTCAAATTCATGTGGTGATTGACATAACCCAAGAAATCCCAGCAATGCCACCCAGCACGCTGCAGCAAGATAACCTGGCTTTAATTGGAGGTAAGGAAAGTGTTTTACATTTTTTTGCGACAAGACAAAGACACTGATTTGGATTCAATGTTACATCTGCATTGGACCAATATAATGATGACGACAGTGGTTTAGCATTTTGGTTAAGACCACTTTTTGACACATGTTGCTCTTGTTTCGTCAGACCAAACCACAGTCTGGGAGTCCCGTAATAAGAGTATGGCGGAGCTTGATGAGGTGGCAGATGTTGAGACCATGTCAGAGGTCAACATTGGAGCGGTTTACGCTCCTGCTGAGCAGAAACCCCTCAACCATGTTTTCCTGTCCAGAACGGTAAGAGCCGATTCAAAAGCAACAGCTCACACTTCAACAGGAGGTGATCTTGTGATTCgtcttgggggggtgggggggtggggtatgAAAAGAGAAACTGCAAATGCTCTGAAGACGGTGAGTGGGGCGGTTTCACTTAGACATCCAGTGGCTTCGAACATTTCATTTCATATCTGGTGGAGCTTGTCGTGTTTTAGTGCATATCCCTAAGGTTTCGAAATGGCAACTTTAAAGGTTGACTGTGTAACAAGAAAACACTTTTCTTTCTCTCACTTATTTTTAATTGGGAAGAGGGTGGGTAAAATCTAACGATTTAAAAGAGGTGGAGTAGGCTGAAACATACTTTTTAaggtatattattattattattattattattttcaactTCAAAAACCAATATTAGGAGCTGTTAGAAGGAAATCCCTCATGCTAGTGTTGACAGTGGATGCCCCGGGGCAACCGTAGAACCAGTTCATTGAGTTTGCTGAGatttacaggttaaaaaccatgtaacacttgaaaacatggcaggctggtcttggtactctgtgatgttagtatagcaggataaacacagctgctgcTAAAAAAAAATGGATCCATTTGACTTGGGCATACCCGTtagcatagacacagacagacctcCCTCCAATAATTGTCAATAGTACCGTCAATGCTAGTTCTTTGGCatacctacatccaacagacccattattaatgttattagctgtagctgtgtttatcctgctatgttaaaatcagagtaccaagaccagcctggcacatttttaacctgtacatgtcggcaaactcactaaaatgatcTAGAATCTAGGGTTTAGATGGCGTTTTGATATTTGAGACATTCCAGTCGCACAGAATGGTTACAGTGCTGTGTGGattttttgttttctctctcagGTAATCCGACCAGAAACATGCGTGCCATGTGGAAAAAGGATCCGGTTCGGGAAGGTGGCGTTGAAGTGTCGGGACTGTCGTGTGGTTGCCCATCCAGAGTGCAAACACAAGTGCCTTGCTGGCTGCATGCTTTCTGCCACCTCGGCTGCTCATGGAAGCAAGGTACCTCGGTGGAGTGCTCTTTACTTTCTGCTCTCATGTACAGACTTTGGTAAAGGGCTGTACACTGTTTCTGGATTGCTTTGCACTGAAATCTGCCTAGGACAGCAGCCTTATTTATCACCAGTGAAGAATCTAGTGCAAGTAGGATAAATCTATTAatgcgttttttttttataacttctCATCTTCAGGACACTTTGGAGAGCTTTGCTCCAGTGACCAGCCCTCGAGTCCCCCTCTTAATCGTCGAGTGTGTGAATGAAATCGAGAGAAGGGGGCTGGAGGAGGTAAGACCATCCTAAGGGTCCCACGGCATGATTCTACCCCTACCTCCTAAGTTGTATTAATTATTAGCCATTAGCCAAATGGCTGATCACCTCTTCAATCCCCACTCCAGAAAGGAATTTACCGCGTTCCCGGGTGCGAGCGCCTTGTGAAGGAGCTGAGGGAGAAGTACATCCAAGGGAGAGGATCACTGATGCTCAGCAAAGTGGCCGAGATCCATGTTGTCTGTGGCCTTCTCAAAGATTTTCTGAGGAAGCTAAAGGAGCCTCTAGTTACCATTCGGCTGCACAAAACCTTCATGCAGGCCTCAGGTTGGACATCCAAGATTATGGCATGAATTTCTTTGCACATCTGAACATGGCAAAACAAAGAGCGGGGAGGGAAAAACCACACACAAGAGCTTAAATAAACATCTCGCTCCCAACAGGGTATACTGCATTGGAAATTAGACTAAATAGCACAAGAACTGCCTCATTTGATACACTTCATATACATGagttgtgtaatttccccagccTCAACAACTAGTACAACAGCAGTTGGTCATTAAGTGTAATTGCAGGCCTCATCGTAATACTGTCAGGGCATACTTGGTTGTGATTGCCGAGCAAGGAACCGTTACACCAGCAAGTCATGAGGCAGCCACAGCTTAGCCCACAGCATTGATGTAAATCAGATAATCAAAGCTACTTTCCTAGTTGTGGGGAT comes from Lampris incognitus isolate fLamInc1 chromosome 11, fLamInc1.hap2, whole genome shotgun sequence and encodes:
- the si:ch1073-416j23.1 gene encoding rac GTPase-activating protein 1, whose product is MEESRAFLGELLSLCIDRIRIESVFNAENDEFIEIVKNFEVTRRKWLQAELELKKYKELLVKSDVAKAALEVKLKHARNQVDLEIKKKFKIEEDYQYLQRQMQLICDILVHDSKSSACLNEQQKSLLANFNHKGASISQHKSSKHLCVIDESSFLSHSDISYDRTDDDLDLDTTGLRPLRSRVREKRRSSMGPTVGGPAGMRGRVGNCSGDLLERKTLEKEVQTIGKASVTTLETGGQIHVVIDITQEIPAMPPSTLQQDNLALIGDQTTVWESRNKSMAELDEVADVETMSEVNIGAVYAPAEQKPLNHVFLSRTVIRPETCVPCGKRIRFGKVALKCRDCRVVAHPECKHKCLAGCMLSATSAAHGSKDTLESFAPVTSPRVPLLIVECVNEIERRGLEEKGIYRVPGCERLVKELREKYIQGRGSLMLSKVAEIHVVCGLLKDFLRKLKEPLVTIRLHKTFMQASEMPDEESSVAIMRQAIWDLPKANRDTLAFLMLHLQKVMKSPHCQMDKNNLARVFGPTIVGHGMADPSPVTILRDTNRQYKVISYMLTLPEDYWMRFLQQGQGSSSKYNAKNQNDGQERLFKPLTSPELNVYYKAQNRGSPRSKISYLGGSRSNM